TTCCGAGGTACTGAATATTACCGTGCTAGTTGAACAATacacttgattttgaattaCAAAGCTTGCTCATTGTATGCAACGGAAATGAGTTGATCCTTGCTAGTAAAACCTAGATAGATCTTACATATGGAATTGAGATTGTAGAGACTATAGTTACTTCGAGATAGATCTTACATGTGGAATTGAGATTGTAGAGACTATAGTTACTTCAAACACTGCCATTCAGTTGTCTGGAAGATGCTTATAGCATGCCCCACTTCTGGACTTCTGGTTTCTAGGGCAATATAACTTTTGAGTTATTTCTATTTGTTCACGATATATGACAAAGAAAGATTATTTTTTGTTCGGTCACTGAAATTTCTACATTTCTGGAACATCGGGAATTAAGTCTACATTAAACAGGGATGCTTACAACTTATGTTACTGTATTAGGATCATTACCACATATTCGACTATGAACTGTCAGATTCAGCTCTTTTCAGGTGTAGTTGCGTCAGGCCTCTATCTATGTAGCATCTAAATTTTTGATTTCGTTACTGTGTAGCAATGCATATTAAATGGGAAATACAAGTGGCGTATAAAACCTTGAAGAGGTGCACTGTGTAGGTATTTGAGCTCCACATTCATTTGTACCAACAGTAGTGAACAGCCCTCCTGCCTGTGCTACTGCAGTATACCTTAACTTTAAGGCATTTAGTGAATGTGACGATCTGAGATTGCCATATTGGTGCACTTATGCTGTCTGACAGCTAACCTAAAATTAGATGCACTAGAAAGCAACTGCACAACAAAGGTCTGCAGACAATAGCAAGTGTGAGATTTTGTACTTTGTAACACGGCACCAACATGCTAGTTTAGAGCACATTATAGTTATGTATTGAATGTCATTAGCAAATGCTATTCAATGTGATTGTGTATTGTATTCTTGGAGTACCGAGTAGAGTTTTTTGCGTTCTTATGAAATTCAGGCTTTCTTTATGTATTATAACTTCTCACAGATGCTTGCTGAAATTGCTATACTTTATCATGTCCTTGTTGTTTGCTTGTTATCCCCTCACTGTCTCATGTGTGCATTCTTTTCCAGAAGAggaaacaaaaagcaaaagggACACATAAATTCCGCCGGTTTCAGGAGAGTTCTTACATGGATCCAAATCAAAGTCTTTGCCTTGGATCACTATTTAACATAGCAGCGACAAATGTAAATATATCTCGCCATCTATGTGTGTATGATGtttctgttttcctttttagtgATATCATATGATATACCTATCAGGGCCTAGACATGGGTAGAAGATTATGCATCTTTGGCTTTTGTCGGTCTATTGAAATGCTAAGCGATGTGGTGGAAGATACAGTACTGGAGCACGGCGGTGAGGTACTTACGTTACTCCGAGAACTATTCATTCTTTATAAGCTTATACTTACCAAGATCGTTGAATTTTTCAAAGTACACAATTTTATATCCTTTTCCCAGAAAAATGATACGTGAACAATGTTTAATTCATCTCGATAAATTTCTCGAATTACTGAGTTAATTCTTCAAGTCCGTGTATATGCAAATCTTTCTCTCTATCAATTTGAACATCTAGTCAGTTTGAAATGGAGTTGCTTCTGTTCAGGTTGTCATTGCAGAGAAGGCGAGCAACGATGGCCTTCAGGAGAAGCTAACTATGTCTGTCGCCGTACCACTCTTGTGGGGCGTTCCTCCAGCATCTGAGACCCTCCATGTCGCTGTGCGGAGCGGTGGAGGTATAGTGGACAAGATCTATTGGCAATGGGACCTGTTCTAAACGCTCAGGACCCATACACATTAACAAACAATCCATCCCACCTGTATATATGTTCCTTCCTCCTAATTGGCTGCACGCATCGTGTCAGCAACTGTGTTCGTGCCATTTCTACCCAACCGGCAAACTTCACGTATATAAACCTGTACAGACCTGTTTCCTCTCGTGCTATCGTgcatataaataaataaaaaggctCTGAGCTCACGGCCCATGTTCAATCAATTTCCTATCTGAATAGTTCTCTGACGCGTTGGCATCTACAGTTGTACTGGAGCAACTAATTTGAACAGTATCATGTAACTagttgactttttttttgagggaagtAACTACGTAGTTGACTTGGGGATTGTGAGGTAAAGGCGATCATGGCTTGCGTCAGTTCTTGGTCTTGACAGTTAGGATCACAGCTCAGATGCAAGTGGTGCGTGCTAATGGAGCCGTCGAGCCAATAGCACCATGCAGATTTTAGATGATTAGAGAAAACTAAGCAGTGACTTTTATCTTAGTAAATTGGTTGGCAGCTCTTCTGCCAGCCTGCCAATAAGATGATCAGAAATTGATATTTTTAGGTGGGGCTTTCGCCTGTTGCAATTCCCAGGTTAACTCAAGTATGTCACATTCACATGGTCACATctacacataaaaaaaaagtgtgtcACATGTTACGCCTACATTTTACCAGAAAAAGTTGGCTTAAGCTGTAGCGGGCGAATCAACCAtcaacaagaaaaaggaagtTTTTAGACATTTCCCAATCAAAGAAAAGCGGCAGCCGGCAAACAATGACCCTAGGTAAGATCCAAAAACCCTCATAATTTCGAGGACCAAACTATGGTCAGTCGATCATCACAAACCCAATCCAAGAGACTTTTCCCGCATCAGGCCGGAAAACCGACCCGTCATTCTACTGATCCTGATCGTATTTGTTCCCAGATCAGCTAGGAAGCTAGCCATCCAATCCCATAATGACTTGATGTGAGCGTCATCA
This is a stretch of genomic DNA from Brachypodium distachyon strain Bd21 chromosome 1, Brachypodium_distachyon_v3.0, whole genome shotgun sequence. It encodes these proteins:
- the LOC100846853 gene encoding uncharacterized protein LOC100846853, whose product is MADSAALSSSLPRSLASRRPLSSSSSSSPLRGCGGRSRSPRRCRFGSRLRARARKDDPEDPYGPYPWEQPLDLSSGFDIEWVQEDKITLFTSDGLVQIGGSLVPRRLSASEKRKQKAKGTHKFRRFQESSYMDPNQSLCLGSLFNIAATNGLDMGRRLCIFGFCRSIEMLSDVVEDTVLEHGGEVVIAEKASNDGLQEKLTMSVAVPLLWGVPPASETLHVAVRSGGGIVDKIYWQWDLF